From Chloroflexota bacterium, one genomic window encodes:
- a CDS encoding response regulator: MHILLVDDNQDIIRLVQQVLALEGHRVSIARDGLEALQKVVSQRPDAVILDVNMPMLEGTEVCRRIKMSYSIPVMMLTVRSEQVDFQRGADAGADAYLSKPFDIPVFIEYLNTMLRLRYGKTH, translated from the coding sequence ATGCACATTTTATTGGTTGATGACAATCAAGATATTATTCGTTTAGTTCAACAGGTGTTGGCACTGGAAGGCCATCGGGTTTCGATTGCGCGTGACGGGTTGGAAGCATTGCAAAAAGTTGTGAGCCAACGCCCCGATGCAGTAATTCTTGATGTGAATATGCCCATGCTCGAAGGCACCGAAGTTTGCCGCCGCATCAAAATGAGCTATAGCATTCCGGTGATGATGCTGACCGTGCGCTCTGAACAGGTTGATTTTCAGCGTGGAGCCGATGCTGGCGCAGATGCCTACCTCTCGAAACCCTTTGACATCCCCGTTTTCATCGAATACCTCAACACCATGCTGCGTTTGCGCTATGGCAAAACCCACTAA